The DNA window CGGCATCACGCCGTGGCTGTCGATCCCGGTGATGACGGCCTTCGGGGCGCTGGTCGGGCTGGTCAACGGCCTGATCGTCACCCGGTTGCGCATCCCCTCCTTCCTGGTGACGCTGGGCATGCTCAGCATCCTGTCCGGCACGGCACTTACCCTCACCGATTCGCTGCCGGTGCCGATCGGCGACCGCACGCTTGGCAAGATCATGGCCAACGGCACGCTGATCGGCCTGCCGGCTGCGGTGTGGTGGACGGTGGTGTTCGCGCTGGCCGGCATCTATGTGTTGCATCTGTCGGTGATCGGCCGGCAGATGGCGGCGACCGGCGGCAACGAAGCAGCGGCACGGTTTTCCGGCATCGACGTCGACCGCGCCAAGGTGGTGGCCTTTGCCATCTGTGGCGCCTGCGCCTCGTTCGCCGGCTACATGCTGGCGGCACGCGCTTCGGCCGGCAACCCTAGTGTCGGCGTCGGACTAGAGCTCAACGTCATTGCCGCGGTGATCATCGGCGGCACCAGCCTGTTTGGCGGCCGCGGCTCGGTGGTCGGTTCGGTGATCGGCGCCATCTTCATCGGCATCCTTGCCTTCGGCCTGGTGGTGATCGGCCTTTCGACGACCATCCAGGAGATCGTCAAGGGCGTCATCATCATCCTTGCCGTCTCGTTGAACCGGAGATAACAGCCATGACCCCGCAAACCGGGCTGCCTATCGACGGCAAGATGTATATTGGCGGCCGCTGGACGTCTGGCCGGTCGACGCGCGCTATTGCCGTCTACAGCCCGGCGACGGAGGAACTGGTCGGCACCGTCCCGGAAGGCATCGCCGGCGATGCCGAAGACGCGCTGAGAGCGGCACGCTCTGCCCAGCCAGCCTGGGCGGCATTGCCGCCGATCGAACGTGCCCGAATGCTGCGCCGGCTCTGCGCCTTGCTGGAGCGCGATCGCGAAATCATTGCCCGGCTGATCACCCTGGAGCAGGGCAAGCCGATCGCCCAGGCGCGTGGCGAAGTCGGCGGCGCCATCGGCTTCATCGAATTTGCCGCCGACAATGCCAGGCGCATCGAAGGCGACATCATCCCGTCCGATGCGGCGGGCGAGGAGATCTGGATCCGGCGCGTGCCCTACGGCGTTGTGGTGGGCCTGACTGCCTGGAACTATCCGGTGGCGCTGGCCGGCAGGAAGCTCGGCCCGGCGCTGGCGACCGGCAACACCATCGTGCTCAAGTCGCACGAACTAACGCCGCTTTCCCTGCTTGAGATCGGCCGACTCTGCGAGGAGGCCGGCATTCCCGCCGGCGTCGTCAACATCGTCAGCGGCAGCGGCCGCGAGATTGGCGAAGCGCTGGTGCGCAGCCCCGTCTGCGACCTCGTCACCATGACCGGCAGCGTGCGCGCCGGGCGCGAGATCTAT is part of the Mesorhizobium loti genome and encodes:
- a CDS encoding ABC transporter permease; its protein translation is MTNSTITPGLTPAMAAARRAFGWQKAKRLARDHITFIVFGLITLFFILHAPNFASLATANAIGRITAVVSIMAVGMTMVIMCREIDLSVGALASLSAMVGAMLMQTGITPWLSIPVMTAFGALVGLVNGLIVTRLRIPSFLVTLGMLSILSGTALTLTDSLPVPIGDRTLGKIMANGTLIGLPAAVWWTVVFALAGIYVLHLSVIGRQMAATGGNEAAARFSGIDVDRAKVVAFAICGACASFAGYMLAARASAGNPSVGVGLELNVIAAVIIGGTSLFGGRGSVVGSVIGAIFIGILAFGLVVIGLSTTIQEIVKGVIIILAVSLNRR